Sequence from the Candidatus Babeliales bacterium genome:
CTCTAACAGTGACTCTGGATTTTCAACCATCAAATGTGCCCAGATTTGTTTACTGGTTTTTCGGGCGATGGCATTCAAAAATTGCGTTCCCCAGGTAAGATTTGGGACGAAATGGTTATCCATAATATCAATATGATAGCCTGCGCAATGCGGGTCAAGGGCGGTTATTGTTGATTCTAGGTTAAGCAGGTCTGATGAGATAAGTGAAGGAAAAATGGACTTCAAGGGGGCTCCTTTTTATAAAATGGGATGATTGTTAGCCTACTATGAGCGGAGCTTTGTGTGAATGCCCAGATAAATCTTATGCAAATTTATTAAAAAATAGGGGTGAAATAGCTGCAATAGGCACGGTGTGGGCATGCCTTTATTTATCGATGTTTACTAGGGTCCATAGCTATAGGATCTGAGTCTTTCTCTGTCAGAAAAAATGGGTTGAGTTTTTTAGATTTCTTTCTATACTAAGACTAAGGTAGTTGTGGCCTGCTGGAGGTGGGTCATACCATATAAGCCTATGATATAGTATAACGGTATTTTATATAATTAATAACAGGAGTCGACGTATGTTTGATCAATTTCGCCCATTAGGGGATAAAGTACTGGTCAAAAGAATTGAGCAGGAAGAAAAGACCGCGTTTGGCATTATTATTCCAGATGCAGCAAAAGAGAAAGCGCAAACAGGTGTTGTTCTTGCAGTTGGCCCAGGACGTTTTAATGGAACAACAGTAGTGCCAATGAATGTAGCGATTGGCGATAAAGTATATTTTGGTAAATATTCAGGAACTGAAGCAGACCGCGATCATCTGATTATTAAAGAAGATGACATCTTGGGTATTATTAAACAGTCATAATAAATCTATAGAGTTGAAAATTTTAGGAGTTATCAATGTCATCAAAAAAAATAGTATTTGGTGTTGATGCACGTGAAAAAATCCGCAAAGGGATTGATACGCTTGCTGATACCGTAAAAATTACTCTTGGGCCTAAAGGACGTAACGTTGTATTTGAACGTTCTTTTGGTTCTCCGTTAATCACTAAAGATGGTGTAACGGTTGCAAAAGAGATCGAGTTGC
This genomic interval carries:
- a CDS encoding co-chaperone GroES, whose protein sequence is MFDQFRPLGDKVLVKRIEQEEKTAFGIIIPDAAKEKAQTGVVLAVGPGRFNGTTVVPMNVAIGDKVYFGKYSGTEADRDHLIIKEDDILGIIKQS